One part of the Phaenicophaeus curvirostris isolate KB17595 chromosome 2, BPBGC_Pcur_1.0, whole genome shotgun sequence genome encodes these proteins:
- the SULT6B1 gene encoding sulfotransferase 6B1 isoform X3 yields the protein MFQALENLEARRDDVVLVSYPKCGVNWLIHILSDLILTTIQSKPVSTELPFIECGDPDKYQRMKHIPSPRILAIHLNYDYLPRSIFKNKAKILVLFQNPKDTAVSFFHFHNNVPNVPSYSSWDEFFSEFMNGKVGWGSYFDRAVIWNKHIEDENIMVITYEDLKEDLTASVKQIAEIFGFSPTAEEIQCIAENATFQAVKEKAHETHGVVGSNLFRKGVVGDWKSLFTEAQNQEMDAKFKECLEGTKLGAKLKYDVYCKA from the exons GTGTGAACTGGCTTATCCACATTTTAAGTGATTTGATACTTACCACTATCCAGAGTAAGCCTGTAAGCACAGAACTGCCATTTATTGAATGTGGAGATCCAGATAAGTATCAG aggATGAAGCACATTCCATCTCCAAGGATTTTGGCAATACATCTGAATTATGACTACCTCCCCAGGTCAATTTTCAAGAACAAAGCCAAg ATACTAGTGCTGTTTCAAAACCCTAAAGATACAGCTGTTTCGTTTTTCCATTTCCACAACAATGTGCCAAACGTCCCCAGCTACAGCTCCTGGGATGAGTTCTTCTCAGAATTCATGAATGGGAAAG TCGGCTGGGGATCCTATTTTGATCGTGCAGTCATCTGGAACAAACACATTGAAGATGAGAATATTATGGTCATAACATATGAAGACCTGAAAGAG GACCTGACTGCCAGTGTAAAGCAGATAGCTGAAATCTTTGGATTCTCCCCAACAGCAGAGGAGATCCAGTGCATTGCAGAGAACGCCACTTTCCAGGCAGTGAAGGAAAAGGCTCATGAGACTCATGGTGTTGTTGGCTCAAATCTTTTCCGTAAAG GTGTTGTTGGAGACTGGAAAAGTCTTTTCACTGAAGCTCAGAACCAGGAAATGGATGCCAAATTCAAAGAGTGCTTAGAAGGAACAAAGTTGGGAGCGAAGTTAAAATATGATGTGTACTGCAAGGCCTga